The DNA sequence AAATTTGTCTGTTGGAGAAGACCAATAAAATCAACACTCAGTTTTATCCGAGAGCGTTCTACTAAAAAAAAGGGGGTTAAAAATGGTAAATATTAATGAATTACTTAAAAAAATGATAGAAAAGGAGGCTTCTGATTTACATATGAAAGTCGGCAGTCCACCTTCATTACGAATTTATGGGAAACTGTATCCTATTGAAGGATATAGTGTTCTGACTAAAGATGACACAAAAGCAATGGTAAATGCAATAACGACGGATGAACTAAAAAGGAGATTTGAGGAGGAGTCAGAGTTAGATACGGCATATACGGCAGAAGGGATAGGTCGATTTCGAGTGAATTTATTTCAGCAACAACGGACTTTTGGAGCGGTATTTCGCCATATCCCACTTAAAATAAGGAATTTTGAGGAGTTGGTGCTACCGGCACCAGTTTTAGGGACATTGTCTAATTTACAGCGTGGATTAGTTATTGTTACAGGTCCTACTGGCAGTGGTAAATCGACAACATTAGCCGCGATAATGAATAATATCAATTTAACTCAACGCAAACATATCGTTACGATTGAAGACCCAATTGAATATGTTTTTGAGGATAAGATGTCAATTATTAATCAACGGGAGTTAGGCGTAGATACTAAATCTTTTAGTAATGCTTTACGCCGGGTATTACGGCAGGACCCTGATGTGATTATGGTTGGTGAGATGCGTGATTTAGAAACGATGAGTTTGACACTTTTAGCGGCTGAAACCGGTCATCTGGTTCTGGCAACGATGCATACCAGTGGTGTGGTTTTAGCTATTGATAGGCTTATTGATTCTTTTCCATCAGAACAACAACCTCAGGTTCGGATGCAATTATCACTGATATTAGAAGGTGTGATTTCTCAGGTATTGATTCCTCGAGCTGATGGAAAAGGTAGAGTTGTTGCCGTAGAAATCCTTATGGGCACACCGGCGATTAGAAACTTGATTCGTGAAGGAAAAACTCACCAGATGACTACTCTTATCCATACGGGCGGACAATTTGGAATGCAGACAGTAGAACAGGCATTAAAAGTTCTATATCAAAAAAATTTAGTTTCCTTTGAAGAGGCCTATGCCGCCTCTCATGATGCAGAAACCTTTAGAAAATTAGTTGGAAGATAAACAATGAAAAAAGAAAGCTTAGTTGTTACAGCTATTTTACTTTTGTGTATAATTTCAATTGGTCTGGGAGTCTATTCGATTTTCCTTCGCCAGGAACAGATTGTAGAAGAGGCATTATTCCCAAAGGGATTATTGCCAGAAAAAAAGAAGATAGCAGTAGTTCATATTTATGGAGCGATTACTCTTTCAGATGATGTTGGGGGGTTGTATAAACCATTTCGTGGCACACAATATATCATTGACCAACTTAAAAAATTTAAGAAAGAACCAAATATTGCCGCAGTAATATTAAGAATAAATAGCCCCGGCGGAACAGTTGCCGCAGTTCAAGAGATATATCAGCAAATACAAGAACTTAAAAAGGCAAAGAAAAAAGTAGTTGTTTCCATTGGAGACATATCCGCCTCAGGGGCATATTATATTGCCTGTGGTGCAGATAAAATTGTGGCTAATCAGGGTTCTTTAATCGGTAGTATTGGTGTCATTATGACTCTGCCCAGTATCCATGGATTTCTTGAAAAGGTAGGGGTAAAATTTAATATCATTAAAAGTGGGAAATATAAAGATATTGGTTCTGCTTTTAAAGAAATGAATGAAGAAGAAAAAGTAATCCTTCAAGGAGTAATTGATAATGCCTATAACCAATTTTTTAATGTTGTGGCTGAAAACAGACCAGAGATTAAGAAAGAAAAACTAATGAGCCTTGCTGATGGTCGGATATTCACCGGTGAGCAGGCAAAGGAAGTTGGATTAATCGATGAATTAGGAACTTATGAAGATGTAATAAAATTCACGGCTAAATTGGCAAATATTGAAGGTGAACCAGTAGTTGTTGAGGAAGAAAAGTCACTTAAACGCCTATTAGACTTTATGGAAATCAAAAACCCATTTGAAAAAATCCAGCAAGATTCTACAAAAGCCCTTCTCGAATATAGATATATTCCAGGAATATGATAGGGTTTCACGAAAGGTAACTATTCAGCCACTGATTAACACGGATTAGCACGGATAAATACAGAGGTCAGAAGATAGAAGGCAGAGAGCAGAAGGCAGAGGGCAGAGGAGAAAGGGGGAAACAGGAGAAACGGAGAAAGGGAGAAATCTGTGTCCTCTGCGGTAAAATCTTGCGAAAATCTGTGTAATCTGCGGATTATTTTCAGGTCACGAATTTTCAGTGTTTCATCCGTGTCCATCTGTGGCTGAATA is a window from the bacterium genome containing:
- a CDS encoding type IV pilus twitching motility protein PilT; its protein translation is MVNINELLKKMIEKEASDLHMKVGSPPSLRIYGKLYPIEGYSVLTKDDTKAMVNAITTDELKRRFEEESELDTAYTAEGIGRFRVNLFQQQRTFGAVFRHIPLKIRNFEELVLPAPVLGTLSNLQRGLVIVTGPTGSGKSTTLAAIMNNINLTQRKHIVTIEDPIEYVFEDKMSIINQRELGVDTKSFSNALRRVLRQDPDVIMVGEMRDLETMSLTLLAAETGHLVLATMHTSGVVLAIDRLIDSFPSEQQPQVRMQLSLILEGVISQVLIPRADGKGRVVAVEILMGTPAIRNLIREGKTHQMTTLIHTGGQFGMQTVEQALKVLYQKNLVSFEEAYAASHDAETFRKLVGR
- the sppA gene encoding signal peptide peptidase SppA, with translation MKKESLVVTAILLLCIISIGLGVYSIFLRQEQIVEEALFPKGLLPEKKKIAVVHIYGAITLSDDVGGLYKPFRGTQYIIDQLKKFKKEPNIAAVILRINSPGGTVAAVQEIYQQIQELKKAKKKVVVSIGDISASGAYYIACGADKIVANQGSLIGSIGVIMTLPSIHGFLEKVGVKFNIIKSGKYKDIGSAFKEMNEEEKVILQGVIDNAYNQFFNVVAENRPEIKKEKLMSLADGRIFTGEQAKEVGLIDELGTYEDVIKFTAKLANIEGEPVVVEEEKSLKRLLDFMEIKNPFEKIQQDSTKALLEYRYIPGI